From the Prosthecodimorpha staleyi genome, one window contains:
- a CDS encoding bleomycin resistance protein: MTDLAITIPVLASLDLAETRDFYTAGLGFAAIYQDDRYLIVRRDAMELHFWLTDDRRFPENTSCYIRGGQIDRLYEEFRTAGIERLSTLELRPWDMVEFHIHDPHGNLLRFGRNPEAE; this comes from the coding sequence ATGACCGATCTCGCCATCACCATTCCTGTGCTCGCCTCCCTCGATCTCGCCGAGACGCGCGACTTCTACACGGCCGGGCTCGGCTTCGCGGCGATCTATCAGGACGACCGCTATCTGATCGTCCGGCGCGACGCGATGGAACTGCATTTCTGGCTGACCGACGATCGCCGCTTTCCGGAGAACACCTCCTGCTACATCCGCGGCGGCCAGATCGACCGCCTCTACGAAGAGTTTCGGACGGCCGGAATCGAGCGGCTCTCAACGCTCGAACTGCGCCCCTGGGACATGGTCGAGTTCCACATCCACGACCCGCACGGAAACCTGCTGCGGTTCGGCCGGAACCCCGAAGCCGAATAA
- a CDS encoding DUF2325 domain-containing protein, producing the protein MSLPEAAPVWEPGSDAPGRKRLRIWELESSIHCAVIGTCLSIEDLRRFARRMDLNRVAAAEEFELHTYFVGSMHVANPLSRLVDKHLTMQADGACRQLDRASDAASRQAVWDGLMAAGRVGPAFWAFMTAASVDEAMKRRLYGEIHMMSHLHGQAVHLVRRNASEMERRVQALEERIQRDRRSHEQDLRERDRRIEDLTQAARLRPGCPLGLPQTAGEGGARRDRSREARRLGALRALVARRNDALAAASAEIAELKKRLADLAETRASLSAAPAVRADEAVAAARFRRIGYVGGRAGVVARLRLLAAERALELDHHDGGVEDNFHRLECLVTGADCLMCPIDCISHAACRVVKELCQKQSKPFIPLRNSSMACFERALCEHVAGHG; encoded by the coding sequence TTGTCTCTTCCCGAAGCCGCACCCGTCTGGGAGCCTGGGTCCGACGCGCCCGGTCGCAAGCGCCTGCGCATCTGGGAGCTGGAAAGCTCGATCCATTGCGCGGTGATCGGCACCTGCCTGTCGATCGAGGACCTGCGCCGCTTTGCTCGCCGCATGGACCTGAACCGGGTCGCGGCGGCGGAAGAATTCGAACTGCACACCTATTTCGTCGGCTCGATGCATGTCGCCAACCCGCTGTCGCGGCTGGTCGACAAGCATCTGACGATGCAGGCCGACGGCGCCTGCCGACAGCTCGACCGGGCCTCGGACGCGGCGTCCCGGCAGGCGGTCTGGGACGGCCTGATGGCCGCCGGCCGCGTCGGCCCGGCCTTCTGGGCCTTCATGACCGCGGCTTCCGTCGACGAGGCGATGAAGCGCCGCCTCTATGGCGAGATCCACATGATGTCGCATCTGCACGGCCAGGCGGTGCATCTGGTCCGGCGCAATGCGTCCGAGATGGAGCGGCGCGTCCAGGCCCTGGAGGAGCGCATCCAGCGCGATCGCCGCAGTCACGAACAGGATCTGCGCGAGCGCGACCGCCGCATTGAGGACCTGACCCAGGCGGCGCGGTTACGGCCCGGCTGTCCGCTCGGCCTCCCGCAGACGGCTGGGGAGGGGGGTGCCCGCCGCGACCGTTCGCGCGAGGCCCGGCGCCTCGGGGCCCTGCGCGCGCTCGTCGCCCGGCGCAACGATGCCTTGGCGGCGGCTTCCGCCGAAATCGCCGAACTGAAGAAGCGGCTCGCCGATCTCGCCGAGACGCGGGCCAGCCTGTCGGCGGCGCCGGCCGTGCGGGCCGACGAGGCCGTCGCCGCGGCGCGCTTCCGTCGCATCGGCTATGTCGGCGGGCGGGCCGGTGTCGTGGCGCGGCTCAGGCTGCTGGCGGCCGAACGGGCACTCGAACTCGACCATCACGACGGCGGCGTCGAGGACAACTTCCACCGGCTGGAATGCCTGGTGACCGGTGCCGACTGCCTGATGTGCCCGATCGACTGCATCAGCCACGCCGCCTGCCGGGTCGTCAAGGAACTCTGCCAGAAGCAGTCGAAACCCTTCATTCCCCTGCGCAATTCGTCGATGGCCTGCTTCGAGCGGGCGCTTTGCGAACATGTCGCCGGCCACGGCTGA
- a CDS encoding isocitrate lyase/PEP mutase family protein — translation MTRSADALSARLATGRILAAPGAPDALAARLVQAAGFEAVYMTGFGATASRLGMPDIGLLTQTEMTTHARDMARAVSIPIIADADTGYGGPANIARTMEEYAQAGVAAIHLEDQVAPKRCGQLAGIRLIPAEEAVRRLQCAVASRPAGGPLVIGRTDAMPAAGPEEAIRRAKLYQDAGVDLVFVDGIKRIAEVEAVARHVEGPKVVSIVDGNETVALKAADLEQMGFSVVFYAVTALFAAARAMADALTVLKRDGTPAATAPALMTYADFSALVDLPHFQDLDHRFG, via the coding sequence GTGACCCGCTCCGCCGACGCCCTGAGCGCCCGCCTCGCCACCGGCCGCATCCTCGCCGCACCCGGTGCGCCGGACGCGCTCGCTGCCCGGCTCGTCCAGGCGGCCGGCTTCGAGGCCGTCTACATGACCGGCTTCGGCGCCACGGCGAGCCGGCTCGGCATGCCCGACATCGGCCTCCTGACCCAGACCGAGATGACCACGCATGCCCGCGACATGGCCCGTGCCGTCTCGATCCCGATCATCGCCGACGCTGATACCGGCTATGGCGGGCCGGCCAACATCGCCCGCACGATGGAGGAATATGCCCAGGCCGGCGTCGCGGCGATCCATCTCGAAGACCAGGTCGCGCCGAAGCGCTGCGGCCAGCTCGCCGGCATCCGCCTGATCCCGGCCGAGGAGGCCGTGCGCAGACTGCAATGCGCCGTCGCCTCGCGGCCCGCCGGCGGTCCGCTGGTGATCGGCCGCACCGACGCCATGCCGGCGGCCGGACCGGAGGAGGCGATCCGGCGGGCGAAGCTCTACCAGGATGCCGGCGTCGATCTGGTCTTCGTCGACGGCATCAAGCGCATCGCCGAGGTCGAGGCGGTCGCCCGCCATGTCGAGGGGCCGAAGGTGGTCTCGATCGTCGACGGCAACGAGACCGTCGCGCTCAAGGCCGCGGATCTGGAGCAGATGGGCTTCTCGGTCGTCTTCTATGCGGTCACGGCCCTGTTCGCCGCCGCCCGCGCCATGGCGGACGCGCTCACGGTGTTGAAGCGCGACGGCACGCCGGCCGCGACGGCGCCCGCCCTGATGACCTATGCGGACTTCTCGGCCCTGGTCGACCTGCCGCATTTCCAGGATCTCGACCACCGCTTCGGCTGA
- a CDS encoding GntR family transcriptional regulator, producing the protein MPDLRIEAPRSLTAMIIDRLERAIVEGEFGLGEMISEETLAKSFGVSRTPVRDALAALAGTGLVVILNKKGSFVFQPTIEDTVTLCEYRTILEIQAVRLCHARARTAALASWREAIAEMDRASTDDAVAYGRADSRFHRALFDHCANAYLADAYRLAAGKVAALRTHLTARSRPRRDTSYEEHRAMADLFEAGDIPALEALLAEHIDRTRKVYREALAEPAAPGRPALTLKET; encoded by the coding sequence ATGCCCGACCTCAGAATCGAGGCGCCGCGCTCGCTGACCGCCATGATCATCGATCGCCTGGAGCGGGCGATCGTGGAGGGCGAGTTCGGGCTCGGCGAAATGATCTCGGAGGAGACGCTGGCCAAGTCCTTCGGGGTCAGCCGGACGCCGGTGCGCGATGCGCTGGCGGCGCTCGCCGGGACGGGGCTGGTGGTGATCCTGAACAAAAAGGGCAGCTTCGTCTTCCAGCCGACCATCGAGGATACCGTGACGCTGTGCGAATACCGCACCATCCTGGAGATCCAGGCCGTGCGGCTTTGCCACGCGCGGGCGCGAACGGCTGCCCTGGCATCCTGGCGCGAGGCGATCGCCGAGATGGACCGCGCCTCGACCGACGACGCGGTCGCCTATGGCCGGGCCGACAGCCGCTTCCACCGCGCCCTGTTCGACCATTGCGCCAATGCCTATCTGGCCGACGCCTACCGGCTTGCCGCCGGCAAGGTGGCGGCGCTGCGCACCCACCTGACCGCCCGCTCGCGCCCGCGCCGCGACACCTCCTATGAGGAGCACCGCGCGATGGCCGACCTGTTTGAGGCCGGCGACATCCCGGCGCTCGAGGCCCTGCTCGCCGAGCATATCGACCGGACCCGGAAGGTCTATCGGGAGGCGCTGGCCGAGCCGGCCGCGCCGGGTCGCCCAGCCCTGACCCTGAAGGAGACATGA
- a CDS encoding tripartite tricarboxylate transporter permease, with translation MDAVVTAFGMVFNAETLLIIAAASIYGLFVGAVPGLTATMALALLVPLTFFMDPIPALAAMVTTSAMAIFAGDIPGCLLRMPGTAASAAYTDESYAMSRNGHADTALGAGLVFSAIGGLFGTVVLIACAPILAEFALNFTSFEYFWLILLGITCAIAISSDRPLKGGIMLVLGFLVASVGLSNPAAFPRFTGGSTDLMGGIGFLPLLIGMFATSEIIRYALDTKARPPIIDQPIVNVFAGMWRLTVQYPVQIVRGSVLGTVVGALPGAGSDIAAWMSYAVSKKFSKEPEKFGTGHVEGIVESGAANNSALAGAWIPALVFGIPGDTLTAIVIGVLYMKNLNPGPTLFTTNPQNIYAIYILFIFANLIMVPFGWATIKVAKRILAVPRAILMPVILLFCIVGSFAMNNAAFDIGIMLVAGLVAYILEENDFPVAPAILGVVLGPMLEENLVKSMIKSDGHVADFFERPIAGVLGVMTLVVWTWPFLRVAIRRLRAAEPRSAA, from the coding sequence ATGGATGCCGTCGTCACCGCCTTCGGGATGGTCTTCAACGCCGAGACCCTGCTGATCATCGCCGCCGCCTCGATCTACGGCCTGTTCGTCGGCGCCGTGCCGGGCCTCACCGCCACCATGGCGCTGGCGCTACTGGTGCCGCTGACCTTCTTCATGGATCCGATCCCGGCGCTCGCCGCCATGGTGACGACCAGCGCGATGGCGATCTTCGCCGGCGACATTCCGGGCTGCCTGCTGCGCATGCCCGGCACCGCCGCCTCGGCCGCCTACACGGACGAATCCTACGCCATGTCGCGCAACGGCCATGCCGACACCGCGCTCGGCGCCGGCCTCGTCTTCTCGGCGATCGGCGGGCTGTTCGGCACGGTCGTATTGATCGCCTGTGCGCCGATCCTGGCCGAATTTGCCCTGAATTTTACGTCCTTCGAGTATTTCTGGCTGATCCTGCTCGGCATCACCTGCGCGATCGCCATCTCGTCCGACCGGCCGCTCAAGGGCGGCATCATGCTGGTGCTCGGCTTCCTGGTCGCCTCGGTCGGACTGAGCAATCCGGCCGCCTTTCCGCGCTTCACCGGCGGCAGCACCGACCTGATGGGCGGCATCGGCTTCCTGCCGCTCTTGATCGGCATGTTCGCGACCTCCGAGATCATCCGCTACGCGCTCGACACCAAGGCCCGGCCGCCGATCATCGACCAGCCGATCGTCAACGTCTTTGCCGGCATGTGGCGGCTGACCGTCCAGTATCCGGTCCAGATCGTCCGCGGCAGCGTGCTCGGCACCGTCGTCGGTGCCCTGCCGGGCGCTGGCTCGGATATCGCCGCCTGGATGAGCTACGCGGTCTCCAAGAAATTCTCCAAGGAACCGGAGAAGTTCGGCACCGGTCATGTCGAGGGCATCGTCGAATCGGGTGCCGCCAACAACAGCGCGCTCGCCGGCGCCTGGATTCCGGCGCTGGTCTTCGGCATTCCGGGCGACACGCTGACGGCGATCGTGATCGGCGTGCTCTACATGAAGAACCTCAATCCCGGCCCGACGCTGTTCACGACCAATCCGCAGAACATCTACGCGATCTACATCCTGTTCATCTTCGCCAATTTGATCATGGTGCCGTTCGGCTGGGCCACCATCAAGGTCGCCAAGCGCATCCTGGCGGTGCCGCGCGCCATCCTGATGCCCGTGATCCTGCTCTTCTGCATCGTCGGCTCTTTCGCGATGAACAATGCGGCCTTCGATATCGGCATCATGCTGGTCGCCGGGCTGGTTGCCTATATCCTGGAGGAGAACGACTTCCCTGTCGCGCCGGCCATCCTAGGCGTGGTGCTCGGACCGATGCTGGAGGAGAACCTGGTCAAGTCGATGATCAAGTCCGACGGCCATGTCGCCGATTTCTTCGAACGCCCGATCGCCGGCGTGCTCGGCGTGATGACGCTCGTCGTGTGGACCTGGCCGTTCCTGCGCGTCGCCATCCGGCGGCTGCGGGCGGCCGAGCCCCGGTCGGCCGCCTGA
- a CDS encoding tripartite tricarboxylate transporter TctB family protein — protein MKIHDTILGLIFALIGVAVLVTVSGYPKMPGQDVGPAVFPGTAGALLTVFGLMLFVKGRLAPARMRGLVEVGPWIASPRHILAGLATLGGILAYTLLANRLGFLIVVPPLMFVWHLTLGIRWPVALVSALLTTAIMWGLFYKVLGVPLPWGLLTRYAF, from the coding sequence ATGAAAATCCACGACACGATCCTCGGGCTGATCTTCGCCCTGATCGGGGTTGCCGTGCTGGTCACGGTCTCCGGCTATCCGAAGATGCCCGGCCAGGATGTCGGCCCCGCCGTGTTCCCCGGCACCGCTGGCGCGTTGCTGACCGTGTTCGGGCTGATGCTGTTCGTCAAGGGACGGCTGGCGCCGGCACGCATGCGCGGGCTGGTCGAGGTCGGCCCCTGGATCGCCTCGCCGCGCCATATCCTGGCCGGTCTGGCCACGCTCGGCGGCATCCTGGCCTATACGCTGCTGGCCAACCGCCTGGGTTTCCTGATCGTGGTGCCGCCGCTGATGTTCGTCTGGCACCTGACGCTCGGCATCCGCTGGCCGGTCGCGCTCGTCTCCGCGCTCCTCACCACGGCGATCATGTGGGGGCTGTTCTACAAGGTCCTCGGCGTGCCGCTGCCCTGGGGTCTCCTCACCCGCTACGCCTTCTGA
- a CDS encoding tripartite tricarboxylate transporter substrate binding protein — MTTLKIAALTFGRRTMLAALAGVAVLAAAGPAAAQTWPNRPITMIVPWGAGGGTDATARMIASLLEKQLGVPVPVVNRTGGSGVVGHQAIASAEPDGYTIGIATLEIGGMHHQGLTALTHEAYEPIGLYNSDPAALFVRADSPHKTAKDLVDAIAKSSDRQFKASGSAQGGVNHLALAGLLKTAGIPTARVAWVPSEGAAPGLQDLAAGGVQIATASLPEAAALMAAGRIRPLAILAPKRDAAAPDVPTLQEAAGLNWSMGSWRGIVAPKGTPAPVVARLQAEVGKAVETADYLNFMKSKGYATGWTPGEGFRAFMVANDKNLGETLTEVGLKK, encoded by the coding sequence ATGACCACCCTGAAAATCGCCGCCCTGACCTTCGGACGCCGCACCATGCTGGCCGCGCTGGCGGGCGTTGCCGTGCTCGCGGCCGCCGGCCCGGCCGCGGCGCAGACCTGGCCGAACCGGCCGATCACCATGATCGTGCCCTGGGGCGCCGGCGGCGGCACCGACGCGACCGCGCGCATGATCGCTTCGCTGCTGGAAAAGCAGCTCGGCGTGCCGGTCCCGGTCGTCAACCGCACCGGCGGGTCCGGCGTGGTCGGCCATCAGGCGATCGCCTCGGCCGAGCCGGACGGCTACACGATCGGCATCGCCACGCTCGAAATCGGCGGCATGCACCACCAGGGCCTGACCGCCCTGACGCATGAGGCCTACGAGCCGATCGGCCTCTACAATTCCGATCCGGCCGCCCTCTTCGTGCGCGCCGACAGCCCTCATAAGACCGCCAAGGATCTGGTCGACGCGATCGCCAAGAGCTCCGACCGCCAGTTCAAGGCCTCGGGCAGCGCGCAGGGCGGCGTCAACCACCTGGCGCTCGCCGGTCTCCTCAAGACCGCCGGCATCCCGACCGCGCGCGTCGCCTGGGTGCCGAGCGAAGGCGCGGCGCCGGGACTGCAGGATCTCGCCGCCGGCGGCGTGCAGATCGCCACCGCCTCGCTGCCCGAGGCCGCGGCGCTGATGGCGGCCGGGCGCATCCGTCCGCTCGCCATCCTGGCGCCGAAGCGCGACGCCGCAGCGCCGGACGTGCCGACCCTGCAGGAGGCCGCAGGCCTCAACTGGTCGATGGGCTCCTGGCGCGGCATCGTCGCCCCGAAGGGCACGCCGGCACCGGTGGTCGCGCGCCTGCAGGCCGAGGTCGGCAAGGCGGTCGAGACGGCCGACTATCTGAACTTCATGAAGTCCAAGGGCTATGCGACCGGCTGGACGCCCGGCGAGGGCTTCCGCGCCTTCATGGTCGCCAACGACAAGAATCTCGGCGAGACGCTGACCGAGGTCGGCCTGAAGAAGTGA